In Portunus trituberculatus isolate SZX2019 chromosome 28, ASM1759143v1, whole genome shotgun sequence, one genomic interval encodes:
- the LOC123510088 gene encoding proteoglycan 4-like, with product MAGLDPSPPRSVHSMTAEETWTLLGYPFSRPLATFVTRQHSTMEHGRPRHTEGPRQIRQQTLRPVGPHPYSPMPPTRPHASRPGFPSRPWTPKPPSHPRVPINHPLPRPLPRPPQRSLQRPPQRPPPRPLSRPPFSDIKPMSAPRQPGTYTPDPLSVHNVAGPPYVNTPPTYILGRSDATTTTTALPSTTNKVWVSSFDAWQPKTSTSPSINSRPSPTLPPGQDEDPWGPFENPEWLNKWDHRWDQHWPSDWSTKKDSRPTDAKDSSSSSPDSFPAKDTNTQDAGEDYENYVPEETLMEILLKNHRLPDETTPHATHDPRHTTTQRQHYDDGGSNSVPRATTTPQTVSVSRYSEIPLTKPKPHKDAGSFPGKHKHRYPPRPFVRHREGPQDIKPLPPRGWERPPGMQTPPGGIQRKTHKLTEWSVPWRPNFAAMVPVATRRRIRRAICLH from the exons ATGGCTGGGCTGGATCCTTCACCTCCACGCTCTGTTCACTCCATGACGGCAGAGGAAACGTGGACTCTCCTTGGATATCCTtttagcag ACCACTCGCCACCTTCGTTACTCGCCAGCACAGCACCATGGAACACGGGCGGCCAAGACACACAGAAGGGCCACGCCAG ATACGCCAGCAAACTCTTCGACCAGTAGGCCCGCACCCATACTCGCCCATGCCGCCCACACGCCCTCATGCCTCCCGCCCAGGCTTTCCTTCCCGCCCATGGACTCCAAAACCACCATCCCACCCTCGTGTTCCCATCAACCACCCATTACCACGCCCATTGCCACGCCCACCGCAACGCTCACTGCAACGCCCACCGCAACGCCCACCACCTCGCCCATTGTCACGTCCTCCTTTCTCGGACATCAAGCCTATGTCTGCACCCCGCCAGCCCGGCACCTACACCCCCGATCCCCTCAGTGTTCATAACGTTGCTGGCCCTCCTTATGTCAACACACCTCCTACTTACATCCTGGGACGAAgcgacgccaccaccaccaccaccgctttgCCCTCTACCACCAATAAG GTATGGGTGTCCTCCTTCGATGCATGGCAGCCTAAAACTTCGACGTCACCCTCCATCAACTCCCGCCCCTCGCCTACACTTCCTCCAGGCCAAGATGAGGATCCATGGGGACCTTTTGAAAACCCAGAATGGCTCAACAAGTGGGACCACCGGTGGGACCAACACTGGCCGTCTGACTGGAGCACCAAGAAAGACTCAAGGCCCACAGACGcaaaggattcctcctcctcctcccctgacaGTTTTCCAGCGAAGGATACCAACACGCAGGATGCTGGGGAGGACTATGAAAACTACGTACCCGAGGAAACACTGATGGAAATCCTCCTGAAGAACCACAGACTGCCAGACGAGACGACGCCTCACGCAACTCACGACCCACGACACACAACGACGCAACGGCAGCATTATGACGACGGCGGCTCTAACAGTGTGCCGCGCGCCACGACCACCCCGCAGACCGTCAGCGTGAGCAGGTACTCCGAGATCCCTTTGACCAAACCCAAGCCACACAAGGACGCAGGATCCTTCCCGGGCAAGCACAAACACCGTTACCCGCCCCGGCCATTCGTGAGGCACCGGGAGGGACCACAGGACATCAAACCTCTGCCTCCACGGGGCTGGGAACGACCCCCGGGAATGCAAACACCCCCGGGAGGAATCCAGAGAAAAACGCACAAGTTGACTGAGTGGAGTGTCCCTTGGAGGCCAAACTTCGCCGCCATGGTCCCGGTGGCTACAAGACGCAGGATACGACGCGCCATCTGTCTTCACTGA
- the LOC123510091 gene encoding uncharacterized protein LOC123510091 isoform X1, giving the protein MTRKGQTSARKASLISALTRSDTQTFDHTGGRMRSAVHVVVVVLVMAALTTTVLSYPAWISDIASREQEDGEVRVVPVVMVALPHRPPYHALPRTDQAHKRNAELLNTLLGSQDLGNMRNAGRR; this is encoded by the exons ATGACCAGAAAAGGACAGACTTCAGCACGAAAAGCTTCTCTCATCTCAGCGCTCACACGTTCAGACACACAAACCTTCGATCACACAG GCGGCAGGATGAGGTCAGCGGtacacgtggtggtggtggtgttggtcatggctgccctcaccaccacagttCTCTCCTACCCCGCGTGGATTAGCGACATCGCCAGTAGAGAA CAGGAGGACGGCGAGGTGAGGGTGGTGCCTGTCGTGATGGTCGCCCTGCCACACCGCCCTCCCTACCACGCCCTTCCTCGCACAGACCAAGCACACAAACGCAACGCTGAGCTCCTCAACACCCTGCTGGGCTCTCAAGATCTCGGAAACATGAGGAACGCTGGCAGACGCTAA
- the LOC123510091 gene encoding uncharacterized protein LOC123510091 isoform X2, with protein sequence MTRKGQTSARKASLISALTRSDTQTFDHTGGRMRSAVHVVVVVLVMAALTTTVLSYPAWISDIASREEDGEVRVVPVVMVALPHRPPYHALPRTDQAHKRNAELLNTLLGSQDLGNMRNAGRR encoded by the exons ATGACCAGAAAAGGACAGACTTCAGCACGAAAAGCTTCTCTCATCTCAGCGCTCACACGTTCAGACACACAAACCTTCGATCACACAG GCGGCAGGATGAGGTCAGCGGtacacgtggtggtggtggtgttggtcatggctgccctcaccaccacagttCTCTCCTACCCCGCGTGGATTAGCGACATCGCCAGTAGAGAA GAGGACGGCGAGGTGAGGGTGGTGCCTGTCGTGATGGTCGCCCTGCCACACCGCCCTCCCTACCACGCCCTTCCTCGCACAGACCAAGCACACAAACGCAACGCTGAGCTCCTCAACACCCTGCTGGGCTCTCAAGATCTCGGAAACATGAGGAACGCTGGCAGACGCTAA